The following coding sequences are from one Lolium rigidum isolate FL_2022 chromosome 6, APGP_CSIRO_Lrig_0.1, whole genome shotgun sequence window:
- the LOC124660328 gene encoding uncharacterized protein LOC124660328, protein MLRCRSCHCLRGLCHRFLHPCPCIRLRRCVAGLASMSCLLGRRAIAHRIPAGVPQASMPPLVLLASQLLIRLLLLPLVPPITCRLGFSSWLLLILWLFLGLVRVYTGDLVVRVGDHFPLQFIHLYAGSFICKTADSSCSWPGWTCRSSFHCLLNFVRCCFFQFQNF, encoded by the exons ATGCTCAGATGTCGTTCTTGCCATTGCCTGCGCGGTCTGTGCCACCGCTTCCTTCATCCGTGCCCTTGCATCCGTCTTCGTCGCTGTGTAGCTGGCCTAGCCTCGATGAGCTGTCTTTTGGGTCGACGGGCCATTGCTCATCGTATTCCCGCGGGCGTGCCCCAGGCTTCTATGCCGCCGCTGGTGTTGTTGGCATCCCAGTTGTTGATTCGGTTGTTGCTGCTGCCTCTGGTGCCTCCGATCACCTGCCGTCTCGGGTTTTCCTCTTGGTTGCTACTGATTCTCTGGCTGTTCCTCGGCCTGGTGCGGGTGTACACCGGGGATCTGGTTGTTCGTGTGGGCGATCACTTTCCGCTTCAGTTCATCCACCTCTACGCCGGCAGCTTCATCTGCAAG ACTGCTGATTCTTCGTGCTCTTGGCCGGGGTGGACCTGTCGTTCATCGTTCCATTGCCTCCTCAACTTTGTCCGCTGTTGCTTCTTCCAG TTTCAGAATTTTTAA